The following are from one region of the Sorghum bicolor cultivar BTx623 chromosome 2, Sorghum_bicolor_NCBIv3, whole genome shotgun sequence genome:
- the LOC110432238 gene encoding protein MATERNALLY EXPRESSED GENE 1-like codes for MGKYTKRVDALVFFSLLFLGYFAAHVQGNGHGTDEVGAPSTSEEVITRRSGAQCAQNNRNLPCQDKKCFCCIGGRTHDCYYTLHDCKAPASKHKSRSLLLVYHVMAGNVIE; via the exons ATGGGGAAGTACACAAAGCGCGTGGATGCACTAGTGTTTTTCTCGTTACTTTTCCTCGGATATTTTGCTGCTCATGTGCAGGGGAATG GTCATGGCACAGATGAAGTCGGCGCTCCTTCCACATCTGAAGAAGTAATTACGCGAAGATCAGGAGCACAATGTGCTCAAAATAATCGTAATCTTCCATGCCAAGATAAAAAGTGCTTCTGCTGTATTGGGGGCCGAACTCATGATTGTTATTATACACTGCATGACTGTAAAGCTCCTGCTTCTAAACACAAATCAAGATCTCTATTATTAGTATATCATGTAATGGCAGGCAATGTTATTGAATAA
- the LOC8056638 gene encoding thioredoxin H1 isoform X2 — translation MAGAEGTVIACHTNEEFDAQMDEAYEAGKLVVIDFTASWCGPCRAIAPLFVEHAKKYTQAVFLKVDVDELKEVTAEYKIEAMPTFHFIKNGETVETIVGARKDELLALIQKHTASASA, via the exons atGGCGGGCGCGGAGGGGACGGTGATCGCGTGCCACACCAACGAGGAGTTCGACGCCCAGATGGACGAGGCCTACGAGGCCGGCAAGCTG GTGGTCATTGACTTCACCGCCTCCTGGTGTGGTCCTTGCCGCGCCATCGCTCCACTGTTTGTCGAGCACGCCAAGAAGTACACTCAAGCTGTCTTCCTGAAGGTGGACGTGGACGAACTGAAG GAAGTTACTGCAGAGTACAAGATCGAGGCGATGCCGACCTTCCACTTCATCAAGAACGGCGAGACGGTGGAGACTATCGTCGGTGCCAGGAAGGACGAGCTCCTGGCCCTGATCCAGAAGCATACCGCGTCCGCGTCCGCGTAA
- the LOC8056638 gene encoding thioredoxin H1 isoform X1 produces MRPPTQSCNPALVRNLNPQQKLSIRSHRGGRRKKKKTEMASEEGVVIACHTKAEFDAQMAKAKEAGKLVVIDFTASWCGPCRAIAPLFVEHAKKYTQAVFLKVDVDELKEVTAEYKIEAMPTFHFIKNGETVETIVGARKDELLALIQKHTASASA; encoded by the exons ATGAGGCCACCAACGCAATCTTGCAATCCAGCCCTCGTAAGAAACCTTAATCCACAACAGAAGCTTTCGATTCGATCCCAccgaggagggaggaggaagaagaagaagacggaaATGGCGTCCGAGGAGGGAGTCGTGATCGCGTGCCACACCAAGGCCGAGTTCGACGCCCAGATGGCCAAGGCCAAGGAGGCCGGCAAGCTG GTGGTCATTGACTTCACCGCCTCCTGGTGTGGTCCTTGCCGCGCCATCGCTCCACTGTTTGTCGAGCACGCCAAGAAGTACACTCAAGCTGTCTTCCTGAAGGTGGACGTGGACGAACTGAAG GAAGTTACTGCAGAGTACAAGATCGAGGCGATGCCGACCTTCCACTTCATCAAGAACGGCGAGACGGTGGAGACTATCGTCGGTGCCAGGAAGGACGAGCTCCTGGCCCTGATCCAGAAGCATACCGCGTCCGCGTCCGCGTAA